In Helianthus annuus cultivar XRQ/B chromosome 9, HanXRQr2.0-SUNRISE, whole genome shotgun sequence, the following are encoded in one genomic region:
- the LOC118481791 gene encoding uncharacterized protein LOC118481791, giving the protein MACKPPIYNGEVDPIICQRWLSDVEGVFERTHCDVSDFVAYGTGQLKGQAKDWWDNKKKEIGAEAARVMTWDEFLRIKEEFIQLRQKGETIDKITGIFMDKLRFCDELVTTKEQKIYYYYNMLSAKYREFMTPSKYETLTEIINTAREREIELKKQIERGERRAQDVNPSPTKKARIVESGKKADVKRGSPSCKPGHKKSECPDLVGKRDIKESPTEAPKEKAMLEP; this is encoded by the exons atggcgtgtaaaccgccaatctaCAACGGGGAGGTCGACCCGATAATATGCCAAAGATGGTTAAGCGATGTtgaaggagtgtttgaaaggACCCATTGTGACGTAAGTGACTTTGTTGCTTACGGAACAGGTCAGTTGAAAGGTCAAGCCAAAGATTGGTGGGACAATAAAAAGAAGGAAATAGGAGCCGAAGCGGCAAGggtcatgacttgggatgagtttTTAAG GATCAAGGAAGAATTCATCCAGTTAAGACAAAAGGGTGAAACAATCGATAAGATCACGGGCATCTTTATGGATAAGTTGAGATTCTGTGACGAGTTAGTCACCACTAAAGAACAGaagatatattattattataacatgTTGAGCGCTAAATACCGGGAGTTCATGACTCCATCAAAGTACGAAACCCTCACGGAGATCATTAACACCGCCCGGGAGCGGGAGATCGAGTTGAAGAAGCAGATTGAGAGGGGCGAGCGAAGGGCACAggatgtgaatccaagccctacaaagaaagctCGAATTGTTGAATCGGGAAAGAAGGCGGATGTAAAACGCGGGTCGCCGAGTTGCAAG CCCGGCCACAAAAAGTCTGAATGCCCAGACTTAGTTGGAAAGAGAGACATTAAAGAATCTCCAACAGAAGCTCCAAAGGAGAAGGCTATGTTGGAACCTTGA